The proteins below are encoded in one region of Triticum aestivum cultivar Chinese Spring chromosome 1B, IWGSC CS RefSeq v2.1, whole genome shotgun sequence:
- the LOC123096537 gene encoding probable LRR receptor-like serine/threonine-protein kinase At1g05700, with amino-acid sequence MEGQRRRAMEARWLWPLLLGIAGLGGVLQVHGQVDNLGFINLDCGLPESAAGYVDGVTKLRFISDAGFIDAGTNYNMSSEYITPTMGRSWHNVRSFGGGAGTRSCYTLRSLVAGLKYLIRAKFWYGNYDGLDIAPVFDLHVGVNYWTTVNISNANTPVIYEIIAVVPGESVQVCLVNTGSGTPFISALDLRPLKNGLYPMANATQGLVLHTRANFGRDDGVILRYPDDPHDRFWIPTSKRAEWTEVSTDKKVQNIDDDSFDAPSAVMQTAITPVNSSSPIVFSWDAEPSASSPDPGYVCILHFSELQPLPVSAVRQFYVTLNGQLWLGKGFTPQYLYTNAVFNSIPNHGYHQYNVSLNATGNSMLPPILNALEIFSVLPTTGITTATQDVSAIAAIRGKYQVKKNWMGDPCVPKNFAWKGLGCSYAVSTPPSVTGLNLSSSGLSGNLSSSFAGLKGLQYLDLSRNNLTGSIPDSLSQLSSLTLLDLTDNQLSGSIPPGLVKRTQDGSLTLRYGKNPNLCSSGDYCQPPKKKRSSMVAVYVVVPVVAVLVILLLSVLLICMRRRRQGRTSGNIKRLDEANIKGHNSLRLDNRRFTYSELEAITNGFERVIGKGGFGKVYHGSLEDGTQVAVKLRSESSDQGEQEFLAEAQTLAKIHHKNLVSLIGYCKDMKYMALVYEYMSEGALDEHLRGKDNTMKTLTWRQRLRIALESAQGLEYLHKGCNPPLIHRDVKTSNILLNANLEAKIADFGLLKAFNRNNDTHVSTARVVGTLGYLDPEYHATFQLTNKSDVFSFGVVLLEIVAGQRHILNDPEPTSIVQWVRQRLARGNIEDVVDARMRGDHDVNSVWKIADTALKCTAQKPGERPTMTEVVAVLHECLELEAAHDNVNAGFYTPGSGGSMNDYGQYNSGMSTDLSQSSTAFEQEHLGSVSILSTGPAVR; translated from the exons ATGGAAGGACAGCGGCGGAGAGCAATGGAGGCCCGGTGGCTGTGGCCGCTTCTTCTCGGCATCGCCGGCCTCGGCGGCGTTCTTCAAGTCCATGGGCAGGTCGATAACTTAG GTTTCATTAACTTGGACTGCGGTCTGCCAGAGAGTGCCGCGGGCTACGTGGACGGCGTCACCAAGCTGCGCTTCATCTCCGACGCCGGCTTCATCGACGCCGGCACCAACTACAACATGTCATCCGAGTACATCACACCGACGATGGGCAGGAGCTGGCACAACGTGCGCAGCTTCGGCGGCGGCGCCGGCACGCGCAGCTGCTACACACTCCGCTCCCTCGTGGCCGGGCTCAAGTACCTCATCCGGGCCAAGTTCTGGTACGGCAACTACGACGGCCTCGACATAGCGCCTGTCTTCGACCTGCACGTCGGCGTCAACTATTGGACGACCGTGAACATCTCGAACGCCAACACGCCGGTGATCTACGAGATCATCGCCGTCGTCCCCGGCGAGTCCGTGCAGGTGTGCCTCGTGAACACCGGCTCCGGGACGCCGTTCATTTCCGCCCTCGACCTAAGGCCCCTCAAGAACGGGCTCTACCCGATGGCCAACGCGACGCAGGGGCTGGTTCTTCACACCAGAGCCAACTTTGGCCGGGATGATGGCGTGATCCTCAGATACCCCGACGACCCGCACGACCGCTTTTGGATCCCGACGAGCAAGCGGGCGGAGTGGACGGAGGTCTCGACGGACAAGAAGGTGCAGAACATCGATGACGACAGCTTCGACGCGCCGTCCGCCGTGATGCAGACGGCCATCACCCCCGTCAACTCCTCCAGCCCGATCGTGTTCAGCTGGGATGCCGAGCCTAGCGCCAGCAGTCCGGATCCCGGGTACGTCTGCATCCTGCACTTCTCCGAGCTGCAGCCCCTCCCCGTGAGTGCCGTGCGGCAGTTCTACGTCACCCTCAACGGCCAGCTCTGGCTTGGCAAGGGCTTCACACCGCAGTACCTCTACACCAACGCCGTCTTCAACTCCATCCCCAACCACGGGTACCACCAGTACAACGTCTCGCTCAATGCCACCGGCAACTCCATGCTGCCGCCCATCCTCAACGCCCTTGAGATCTTCTCCGTCCTGCCCACCACTGGCATAACCACGGCCACTCAGGATG TGTCTGCCATCGCGGCGATCAGAGGCAAGTACCAGGTGAAGAAGAACTGGATGGGCGATCCCTGCGTGCCCAAGAATTTCGCGTGGAAAGGATTGGGTTGCAGCTATGCTGTTTCCACCCCACCAAGTGTCACAGGCTT GAATCTATCTTCCAGTGGCCTCAGCGGCAACTTGTCATCTTCGTTTGCCGGCCTCAAAGGTCTACAGTACTT GGATTTGTCACGCAATAATCTTACGGGCTCAATTCCCGACAGCCTGTCGCAGTTGTCGTCGCTCACACTTCT AGATCTGACAGACAATCAACTCAGTGGATCAATTCCTCCTGGCCTTGTGAAAAGAACTCAAGATGGCTCCCTAACACTCAG ATATGGTAAAAATCCAAACCTCTGCAGCAGCGGCGACTACTGTCAGCCTCCAAAAAAGAAGAGAAGCTCTATGGTTGCCGTCTATGTTGTTGTTCCCGTAGTTGCAGTACTAGTGATTCTGCTACTGTCAGTTCTTCTCATTTGCAtgagaaggagaaggcaag GAAGGACAAGCGGCAATATCAAGCGGCTGGATGAGGCGAATATCAAGGGGCACAACTCGTTGCGACTCGATAACCGCCGGTTCACATATAGTGAATTAGAGGCCATCACAAATGGCTTCGAGCGAGTAATTGGTAAAGGGGGGTTTGGGAAAGTTTATCATGGTTCGTTGGAGGATGGCACACAAGTGGCTGTCAAACTGAGGTCTGAATCTTCAGATCAAGGTGAACAAGAATTCTTGGCAGAG GCTCAGACGTTGGCAAAAATTCACCACAAGAATCTTGTGTCCTTGATTGGGTACTGCAAGGACATGAAATACATGGCTCTTGTCTATGAGTACATGTCTGAAGGAGCCCTAGACGAACATCTTAGAG GGAAAGATAACACCATGAAAACTTTAACATGGAGACAGAGACTTCGTATCGCCTTGGAATCCGCACAAG GGCTTGAGTATCTGCACAAGGGGTGTAACCCGCCCCTCATTCACAGGGACGTGAAGACGTCAAACATCTTGCTGAATGCAAACCTGGAGGCTAAGATTGCTGATTTTGGCCTACTCAAGGCTTTCAATAGAAACAACGATACACATGTTTCGACAGCAAGGGTGGTTGGCACCCTCGGTTACCTTGACCCTGA GTACCATGCTACATTTCAGCTGACCAACAAGAGTGACGTCTTTAGCTTTGGCGTAGTGCTACTGGAGATAGTCGCAGGGCAACGACACATCCTGAATGACCCTGAGCCAACGAGCATTGTTCAGTGGGTGCGGCAGCGCCTAGCCCGTGGTAACATCGAGGATGTGGTGGATGCGCGCATGCGTGGCGACCACGATGTCAATAGCGTGTGGAAAATTGCAGACACCGCATTGAAGTGTACGGCACAAAAGCCCGGAGAGCGGCCCACGATGACTGAAGTGGTAGCAGTGCTACATGAGTGCCTTGAGCTCGAGGCTGCACACGACAATGTGAATGCAGGGTTTTACACGCCTGGCAGCGGTGGCAGTATGAACGACTATGGTCAGTACAACAGTGGCATGTCTACTGATCTAAGCCAGAGCAGCACTGCATTTGAGCAAGAGCATTTGGGCAGTGTCTCTATACTGTCTACTGGTCCAGCTGTTAGGTGA
- the LOC123080196 gene encoding putative leucine-rich repeat receptor-like protein kinase At2g19210: protein MCVCVRLTTTEKSTQRTMAATPWLLLLCLSLAAGGIRQARAQPNSNGFISIDCGLQGEEGYIDTATKLSYYPDTGFTDGAGTCRNISADYIGPSLCKCMYTVRSFPFGPRNCYTLRSLVPGLKYLIRTKFMYGNYDALRRPPIFDLHIGVNNWHTVNISKPHVEKSVEAILVVPDDFVQVCLINTGAGTPFISSLELRPLKTMIYPQVTVTQGLLLSERSNFGQIDENNVIRYPDDTYDRIWTPVVSSGTYTEVSTTSKVIPDSLFEVPTAVMQTAMRPRNVSSGISLSWDPEPQPNNPSPWYIFIMHFSELEFLLFNVTREFSINLDNQPWHPDNVTPKYLYGVAIYNSAPSRKSRYDISIIPTVRSTQPPIINAIERYTVVTITNLGTDSLDVSAIMAIKVKYQVHRNWFGDPCGPETVMVWDRLTCSYASASPARIIRLDLSLRGLNGDISSSFTNLKAIQYLNLSNNNLVGSIPDALSQLTSLTVLDLSYNQLNGAIPSRLLKRVEDGSLNLRYGNNRDLCVNNNSCRLEPKRKSNLAIYIVVPVVVSMIVVIIVVVLLCSLRRKRRGSMNNFVEPHNEATTSYASGNNAHRDNFSLHQLESRRFTYEELKMITNNFQRILGQGGFGYVYDGFLEDDTQVAVKLRSHSSSQGFKEFLAEAHILTRIHHKNLVTLIGHCKDGEYMALVYEYMSEGTLHEHLEGNKHNGGCLSWIQRLRIALDSAQGLEYLHKGCDPPLIHRDVKASNILLNARLEARIADFGLSKTFNGGNDYVSTKTLVGTPGYVDPEYHATMQLTAKSDVYSFGVVLLEMVTGKPAVVREATPISIIHWSRQRMARGNIESVVDARMCGIYDINSVWKVVEIALKCTAYVSPQRPTMTDVVDQLQECIELEEGRTIEVGNNGFYKSGGSDNPDLSYSAYIADQSSDSTAFQIEHDVKRVHSMPTGPATR from the exons atgtgtgtgtgtgtgcgcctgACCACAACGGAGAAATCAACGCAAAGAACAATGGCGGCCACGCCGTGGCTGCTTCTTCTCTGCCTCAGCCTCGCCGCCGGAGGCATACGGCAAGCTCGTGCCCAGCCCAACAGCAATG GATTCATAAGCATAGACTGCGGACTGCAGGGGGAGGAGGGCTACATTGACACGGCCACCAAGCTCTCGTACTATCCAGACACCGGCTTCACCGACGGTGCCGGCACCTGCCGCAACATTTCGGCCGACTACATAGGGCCGTCCTTGTGCAAGTGCATGTATACCGTCCGCAGCTTCCCATTCGGCCCGCGGAACTGCTACACGCTCCGTTCCCTCGTGCCCGGGCTCAAGTACCTCATCCGGACCAAGTTCATGTACGGCAACTACGACGCCCTCCGCCGGCCGCCCATCTTTGACCTCCACATCGGCGTCAACAACTGGCACACCGTGAACATCTCAAAGCCGCATGTGGAGAAGTCTGTGGAGGCCATCCTTGTGGTGCCGGACGACTTCGTACAAGTTTGCCTGATCAACACCGGCGCCGGGACGCCCTTCATCTCTTCGCTGGAGCTCAGGCCGCTCAAAACGATGATCTACCCGCAGGTGACTGTGACACAGGGGCTCCTGCTCTCTGAGAGGAGCAACTTCGGCCAGATTGATGAAAACAATGTCATCAG GTACCCCGACGATACTTATGACAGAATATGGACGCCTGTGGTCAGCTCTGGAACATATACTGAGGTATCGACGACGAGCAAGGTCATACCGGACAGCCTCTTTGAGGTACCGACGGCCGTGATGCAGACGGCGATGAGGCCAAGAAATGTCTCAAGCGGCATATCATTGTCTTGGGACCCTGAGCCCCAACCCAACAATCCATCGCCATGGTACATCTTCATCATGCACTTCTCTGAGCTAGAGTTCCTCCTGTTCAATGTCACACGTGAGTTCTCAATCAACCTCGACAACCAGCCATGGCACCCAGATAACGTCACACCGAAATACCTCTATGGAGTCGCCATCTACAATAGCGCCCCCTCCCGGAAGAGCCGCTACGACATATCCATCATTCCCACCGTCAGATCAACGCAACCTCCTATCATCAACGCTATTGAAAGGTACACCGTCGTCACCATCACCAACCTTGGCACCGACTCCCTGGATG TGTCTGCGATCATGGCAATCAAGGTGAAGTATCAGGTGCATAGAAACTGGTTTGGCGACCCGTGCGGTCCAGAGACTGTTATGGTGTGGGACAGGTTGACATGTAGCTACGCCAGTGCAAGCCCCGCAAGGATTATACGCTT AGACTTGTCCTTGAGAGGTCTGAACGGTGATATCTCATCTTCTTTCACCAATCTCAAAGCTATCCAGTACTT GAATCTATCAAACAATAACTTGGTAGGATCAATTCCAGATGCCCTTTCACAGTTAACTTCATTGACAGTTCT AGATTTGTCATACAACCAGCTCAATGGAGCAATCCCATCTAGACTTCTCAAAAGAGTCGAAGACGGCTCATTGAATCTAAG ATATGGCAACAATCGAGACCTTTGCGTCAATAACAATTCATGTCGGCTAGAACCTAAACGGAAGAGCAATCTGGCCATATACATTGTCGTCCCTGTGGTTGTGTCCATGATAGTGGTGATAATAGTGGTAGTACTCTTGTGCTCTCTACGACGGAAGAGACGAG GATCAATGAATAACTTTGTGGAGCCACATAATGAAGCCACGACGAGCTATGCGTCGGGAAACAATGCTCATAGGGACAATTTTTCACTACATCAACTTGAGAGTCGCCGGTTCACGTATGAAGAGCTCAAGATGATAACAAATAACTTCCAACGAATACTTGGCCAGGGAGGGTTCGGGTACGTCTATGATGGTTTTCTGGAGGACGACACTCAGGTGGCGGTAAAGTTACGGTCTCATTCTTCCAGTCAAGGTTTCAAGGAGTTCCTTGCAGAG GCTCATATTTTAACACGGATTCATCACAAAAATCTTGTCACCTTGATTGGTCACTGCAAGGATGGGGAGTACATGGCACTCGTCTACGAGTATATGTCAGAGGGAACCCTGCATGAGCATCTTGAAGGCAA CAAACACAATGGAGGATGTTTATCATGGATACAAAGACTCCGAATCGCACTTGATTCTGCACAAG GGTTGGAGTATCTACACAAGGGATGCGACCCACCTCTAATTCACAGGGATGTAAAGGCCTCCAATATCCTCTTGAACGCGAGGTTAGAGGCTAGGATTGCTGATTTTGGCTTATCCAAGACTTTCAATGGCGGCAATGACTACGTGTCCACAAAAACACTTGTTGGCACACCCGGATATGTCGACCCCGAGTACCATGCAACTATGCAGCTAACAGCCAAGAGCGACGTGTACAGTTTCGGTGTCGTGCTACTGGAAATGGTCACAGGGAAACCCGCCGTAGTGAGGGAGGCGACACCCATCAGCATCATTCATTGGTCACGACAACGGATGGCGCGGGGCAACATTGAAAGTGTGGTTGATGCACGTATGTGTGGCATTTACGATATCAACAGTGTGTGGAAAGTGGTGGAAATTGCACTCAAGTGCACTGCCTATGTGTCACCGCAACGACCCACCATGACCGACGTGGTGGATCAGCTGCAAGAATGCATCGAGCTCGAGGAAGGCCGCACCATTGAAGTTGGGAACAATGGCTTCTATAAAAGTGGTGGCAGCGACAACCCGGACTTGAGTTATAGTGCTTATATAGCTGACCAATCCAGTGATAGTACTGCATTTCAGATTGAACACGACGTCAAGAGGGTGCATTCAATGCCCACCGGTCCTGCTACACGTTGA
- the LOC123080205 gene encoding probable LRR receptor-like serine/threonine-protein kinase At1g51880, with translation MAATPWLMLLFLSLGAGGVLQARAQPDSNGFISIDCGTQGKEGYVDTATKLLYYPDTGFTDGAGISRNISADYITPSLCKCLYTVRSFASGVRNCYTLRSLLPGLKYLIRAKFMYGNYDSLRRPPIFDLHIGVNYWQTVNITKPDTEKSVEAIVMVPNDFLQVCLINTGAGTPFISLLELRPLKKTMYPQVTAAQGLVLSDRINFGRDRSVRYPDDPHDRIWTHLVEPTDISTTEKVTDSLFEVPTVVMQTAMRARIVSGGLGLRKGVMEPGCPGTRLSGPFAEYKIHASYFTAMVNSNSALKNCQPLTAVIMAIKVKCQVHKNWFGDPCGPETIMVWDKLACSYATARAPRIRRVDWSHNQLNGVIPSRLVKGVQDGSLDLRYGNNRDLCPNGNSCGLPNKRKSNLTIYIAVPIVVLIIVVVLLLLFCLLRRKRQGSINNSVDPHNETMMRYVSGNDVHRDNSSLHRLESRQFTYEELKMITNNFQRVLGQGGFGYVYDGFQEDGTHVAVKLQSHSSSQGVKEFLAEAHILTRIHHKNLVTMIGYCKDGKYMALIYEYMSEGTLHEHIEGSKRDGGCLSWSQRLRIALESAQGLEYLHKGCNPPIIHRDIKATNILLNVRLEAKIADFGLSKAFNGGDDYASTMTLVGTPGYVDPEYLATMQPTTKSDVYNFGVVLLELVTGKTAILQEATPISIIHWTRKRMARGHIESVVDACMCGIYDVNSVWKMVEMALKCTAYVSPQRPTMTGVVAQLQECMELEEGSIYS, from the exons ATGGCGGCCACGCCATGGCTGATGcttctcttcctcagcctcggcGCCGGAGGCGTACTGCAAGCTCGTGCCCAGCCTGACAGCAATG GATTCATAAGCATAGACTGCGGAACGCAGGGGAAGGAGGGCTACGTGGACACGGCCACCAAGCTCTTGTACTACCCGGACACGGGCTTCACCGACGGCGCCGGCATCAGCCGCAACATTTCGGCCGACTACATAACACCGTCCTTGTGCAAGTGCTTGTATACCGTCCGCAGCTTCGCATCCGGCGTGCGGAACTGCTATACGCTCCGCTCCCTCCTGCCCGGGCTCAAGTATCTCATCCGGGCCAAGTTCATGTACGGCAACTACGACAGCCTCCGGCGGCCACCCATCTTTGACCTGCACATCGGCGTCAACTACTGGCAAACCGTGAACATCACGAAGCCGGACACGGAGAAGTCCGTGGAGGCCATCGTCATGGTGCCAAACGACTTCTTGCAAGTTTGCCTCATCAACACGGGTGCTGGAACGCCCTTCATCTCTTTGCTGGAGCTCAGGCCGCTCAAAAAGACGATGTACCCACAGGTGACTGCGGCACAGGGGCTCGTCCTCTCAGACAGGATCAACTTCGGCCG TGATCGATCGGTCAGGTATCCCGACGATCCACATGACAGAATATGGACACATTTGGTTGAACCTACCGATATATCAACAACGGAGAAGGTAACGGATAGCCTCTTCGAGGTACCGACGGTCGTGATGCAGACGGCGATGAGGGCACGAATTGTCTCAGGTGGCTTAGGATTGCGGAAAGGTGTGATGGAACCCGGGTGCCCCGGCACCCGATTATCTGGTCCGTTCGCCGAGTATAAGATTCATGCTAGTTACTTTACAG CAATGGTGAATAGCAACAGTGCATTGAAAAATTGCCAACCATTAACTGCAGTAATCATGGCAATCAAGGTGAAGTGTCAAGTGCATAAAAACTGGTTTGGTGACCCATGCGGTCCGGAGACTATTATGGTGTGGGACAAGTTGGCATGTAGCTACGCCACTGCAAGGGCCCCAAGGATTAGACGTGT AGATTGGTCACACAACCAGCTCAATGGAGTAATCCCATCTAGACTTGTGAAAGGAGTCCAAGATGGCTCACTGGATCTAag GTATGGCAACAATCGAGACCTTTGCCCCAATGGCAATTCATGTGGGCTACCAAACAAACGAAAGAGCAATCTGACTATCTACATTGCCGTCCCTATAGTTGTGCTGATAATAGTGGTAGTATTATTACTACTCTTTTGCTTGCTAAGGAGGAAGAGACAAG GATCAATAAACAACTCTGTGGATCCACACAATGAAACCATGATGAGATATGTGTCAGGAAACGATGTTCATAGGGACAATTCCTCACTGCATCGACTTGAGAGTCGTCAATTCACGTACGAGGAGCTCAAGATGATAACAAACAACTTCCAACGAGTACTTGGCCAGGGAGGGTTCGGGTACGTCTATGATGGTTTTCAAGAGGATGGCACCCATGTGGCGGTGAAGTTACAGTCTCATTCTTCCAGTCAAGGTGTCAAGGAGTTCCTTGCAGAG GCTCATATTTTGACACGAATTCATCATAAAAATCTTGTAACCATGATTGGTTACTGCAAAGATGGGAAATACATGGCACTCATCTACGAGTACATGTCAGAAGGAACCCTACATGAGCATATTGAAG GAAGTAAACGCGATGGAGGATGTTTATCATGGAGTCAAAGACTCCGGATTGCACTTGAATCTGCACAAG GGTTGGAGTATCTACACAAGGGGTGCAACCCGCCTATAATTCATAGGGATATAAAGGCCACCAACATCCTCTTGAATGTGAGGCTAGAGGCTAAGATTGCGGACTTCGGCTTGTCCAAGGCCTTCAATGGTGGCGATGATTACGCATCCACAATGACACTCGTTGGCACACCCGGGTACGTCGACCCCGAGTACCTGGCGACGATGCAGCCAACAACTAAAAGCGATGTGTATAACTTCGGTGTCGTGCTGCTGGAACTGGTCACAGGGAAGACTGCCATACTGCAGGAGGCGACACCCATCAGCATCATTCATTGGACACGAAAACGGATGGCACGGGGCCATATTGAAAGTGTGGTTGATGCGTGTATGTGTGGCATTTATGATGTTAACAGTGTGTGGAAAATGGTGGAAATGGCACTCAAGTGCACTGCATATGTGTCACCGCAACGACCCACCATGACCGGTGTGGTGGCTCAGTTGCAAGAGTGCATGGAGCTCGAGGAAGGCAGCATATATAGTTGA